A genomic segment from Bradyrhizobium sp. CB1015 encodes:
- a CDS encoding glutathione S-transferase family protein, protein MLTLYSYPELFGVADNNGYGLKVYAFLKLAGVPFVHEHVFDASAAPRGQLPYVADDGEIIGDSETIIAHAIAKYRLTIDAGLSSEQRRTDHFVTRMLDDLYWVMSYSRWKDERFYPAFRDAFIAQHPQIDAAGFEKAKAYNAQRYHFQGIGRYTPEQAYARGLADLQVLADIVPAQGFVHGAAPRSVDAGIYGFIANIHYFPIPTPLKAFVDSHANLVAHCERVHAMVETS, encoded by the coding sequence ATGCTGACGCTTTACTCCTACCCAGAACTCTTCGGTGTCGCCGACAACAACGGCTACGGCCTCAAGGTTTACGCCTTTCTCAAGCTCGCGGGCGTGCCGTTCGTGCATGAGCACGTGTTCGATGCCTCCGCCGCGCCGCGCGGCCAGCTGCCTTACGTCGCCGACGACGGCGAGATCATTGGCGACAGCGAGACCATCATCGCGCATGCGATCGCGAAATATCGCCTGACGATCGATGCCGGCTTGTCGTCGGAGCAGCGCCGCACCGACCACTTCGTGACGCGCATGCTGGACGATCTCTACTGGGTGATGTCCTATTCGCGCTGGAAGGACGAGCGCTTCTATCCCGCCTTCCGCGACGCCTTCATCGCGCAACATCCGCAGATCGATGCGGCCGGTTTCGAGAAGGCCAAGGCCTACAACGCGCAGCGCTATCACTTCCAGGGCATCGGCCGCTACACGCCCGAGCAGGCCTACGCGCGGGGGCTCGCCGACTTGCAGGTGCTGGCGGACATCGTGCCGGCGCAAGGCTTCGTGCACGGCGCGGCGCCGAGGAGCGTTGATGCCGGCATCTACGGCTTCATCGCCAACATCCATTACTTTCCGATCCCGACGCCGCTGAAGGCCTTCGTCGATTCGCACGCAAACCTCGTCGCGCATTGCGAGCGGGTGCATGCGATGGTCGAGACATCGTAG
- a CDS encoding mismatch-specific DNA-glycosylase, with amino-acid sequence MDATHRLPDQLRPKLRLVFVGTAASTRSAALGHYYAHPGNRFWRAIHEAGITPRRYQPSEFASLIELGIGFTDLCKTGAGMDHQIAAETIDVPGFRAKMDKYRPHTIAFTSKKAASLFYGRPSAAIALGRQVREESGPEIFVLPSPSGAASGSWALEPWRELAAWIGRAR; translated from the coding sequence TTGGATGCAACTCACCGCCTCCCCGACCAGCTCCGCCCGAAGCTCCGCCTCGTCTTTGTCGGCACCGCCGCCTCGACCCGCTCGGCCGCACTCGGGCACTATTACGCCCATCCCGGCAACCGCTTCTGGCGCGCGATCCACGAGGCCGGGATCACGCCGCGGCGCTATCAGCCGAGCGAGTTCGCAAGCCTGATCGAACTCGGGATCGGCTTCACCGATCTCTGCAAGACCGGCGCCGGGATGGATCACCAGATCGCGGCGGAGACGATCGACGTGCCGGGGTTCAGGGCGAAGATGGACAAGTATCGGCCGCACACGATTGCGTTCACGAGCAAGAAGGCGGCGAGCCTGTTTTACGGCAGGCCGTCGGCAGCGATTGCGCTGGGGCGGCAGGTGCGCGAGGAGAGCGGGCCGGAGATATTCGTGCTGCCGTCGCCCTCCGGGGCTGCGTCAGGCAGTTGGGCGCTGGAGCCCTGGCGCGAGCTGGCGGCGTGGATTGGTCGCGCACGCTGA
- a CDS encoding type II toxin-antitoxin system RelE/ParE family toxin: MILLSPDAVEDVERLRLFLDQHSPAAAQRALASIWRAIEQLEEFPNLGMQTEDAELRQIVVRFGASGYIVRYAVLAETQNILITRIWHGREARKKDE; this comes from the coding sequence ATGATCCTGCTTTCGCCCGACGCTGTCGAGGACGTCGAGCGACTGCGGCTTTTTCTCGATCAACACAGCCCGGCCGCCGCGCAACGCGCGCTCGCTTCGATCTGGCGGGCGATCGAACAGTTGGAGGAGTTTCCCAACCTGGGCATGCAGACCGAAGACGCCGAGCTCCGCCAGATCGTGGTTCGCTTTGGCGCGTCCGGCTACATCGTGCGGTATGCCGTCTTGGCGGAAACGCAAAACATCCTGATCACGCGGATATGGCACGGCCGCGAAGCCCGCAAGAAGGACGAGTAA
- the thiC gene encoding phosphomethylpyrimidine synthase ThiC, translated as MNIRSNPQQTVPAVTTGPLPSSRKIFASPDAAPDLRVPLREIILSEGAGEPNLPVYDTSGPYTDPHQTIDVNAGLARNRKQWVLERGGVEEYEGRQIKPEDNGNLSTDKAARAFSAYHKPLRGLDGHKVTQLEFARAGIITKEMIYVAERENLGRKAQLERAESALADGESFGASVPAFITPEFVRDEIARGRAIIPSNINHSELEPMIIGRNFLTKINANIGNSAVTSSVEEEVEKMVWAIRWGADTVMDLSTGRNIHTTREWILRNSPVPIGTVPIYQALEKCNGDPVKLTWELYKDTLIEQCEQGVDYFTIHAGVRLQYIHLTANRVTGIVSRGGSIMAKWCLAHHKESFLYTHFDEICDLMRKYDVSFSLGDGLRPGSIADANDRAQFAELETLGELTKIAWDKGCQVMIEGPGHVPMHKIKINMDKQLKECGEAPFYTLGPLTTDIAPGYDHITSGIGAAMIGWFGCAMLCYVTPKEHLGLPDRNDVKTGVITYKIAAHAADLAKGHPAAQLRDDALSRARFEFRWTDQFNLGLDPDTAKSFHDETLPKEAHKVAHFCSMCGPKFCSMKITQDVRDYAATLNDPNSVGMSMQGTAEDGMAKMSAKFKEMGESLYLDAEKVKESNRVL; from the coding sequence ATGAACATCCGCTCCAACCCGCAACAGACCGTCCCCGCCGTCACCACCGGCCCGCTGCCCTCCTCGCGCAAGATCTTCGCGAGCCCCGACGCCGCGCCCGATCTGCGCGTGCCCTTGCGCGAGATCATCCTCTCCGAAGGCGCGGGCGAGCCGAACCTGCCGGTCTACGACACCTCGGGCCCCTACACCGATCCGCACCAAACCATCGACGTCAACGCCGGCTTGGCGCGCAATCGCAAGCAATGGGTGCTGGAGCGCGGCGGCGTCGAGGAATATGAGGGCCGCCAGATCAAGCCGGAGGACAATGGCAATCTCTCCACCGACAAGGCAGCGCGCGCCTTCTCGGCCTATCACAAGCCGCTGCGCGGCCTCGACGGCCACAAGGTGACCCAGCTCGAATTCGCCCGCGCCGGCATCATCACCAAGGAGATGATCTACGTCGCCGAACGCGAGAACCTTGGCCGAAAGGCACAGCTGGAGCGCGCCGAATCAGCGCTCGCCGACGGCGAGAGCTTCGGCGCCTCGGTGCCCGCCTTCATCACACCGGAATTCGTGCGCGACGAGATCGCGCGCGGCCGTGCCATCATCCCCTCCAACATCAACCACAGCGAGCTCGAGCCGATGATCATCGGCCGCAACTTCCTGACCAAGATCAACGCCAATATCGGCAACTCGGCGGTGACCTCGTCGGTCGAGGAAGAGGTCGAGAAGATGGTGTGGGCGATCCGCTGGGGCGCCGACACCGTGATGGACCTGTCGACCGGCCGCAACATCCACACCACGCGCGAATGGATCCTGCGCAACTCGCCGGTGCCGATCGGCACCGTGCCGATCTACCAGGCGCTGGAGAAGTGCAACGGCGATCCCGTCAAGCTGACCTGGGAGCTCTACAAGGACACGCTGATCGAGCAGTGCGAGCAGGGCGTCGACTATTTCACCATCCACGCCGGCGTGCGCCTGCAATACATCCACCTCACCGCCAACCGCGTCACCGGCATCGTCTCCCGCGGCGGCTCGATCATGGCGAAGTGGTGCCTGGCGCACCACAAGGAAAGCTTCCTCTACACCCATTTCGACGAGATCTGCGACCTCATGCGCAAGTATGACGTCTCGTTCTCGCTCGGCGACGGCCTGCGTCCGGGCTCGATCGCGGATGCCAACGACCGCGCGCAGTTCGCCGAGCTCGAAACGCTCGGCGAGCTGACGAAAATCGCGTGGGACAAGGGCTGCCAGGTCATGATCGAGGGCCCCGGCCACGTGCCGATGCACAAGATCAAGATCAACATGGACAAGCAGCTGAAAGAGTGCGGCGAGGCGCCGTTCTACACGCTTGGACCGCTGACCACCGACATCGCACCGGGCTATGACCACATCACCTCAGGCATCGGTGCCGCCATGATCGGCTGGTTCGGCTGCGCCATGCTCTGCTACGTCACGCCGAAGGAGCATCTCGGCCTGCCCGACCGCAACGACGTCAAGACCGGCGTCATCACCTACAAGATCGCCGCCCACGCCGCCGACCTCGCCAAGGGCCACCCCGCCGCGCAACTGCGCGACGACGCCCTCTCCCGCGCCCGCTTCGAATTCCGCTGGACCGACCAGTTCAACCTCGGCCTCGATCCGGACACCGCCAAGAGCTTCCACGACGAGACCCTGCCGAAGGAAGCCCACAAGGTCGCCCATTTCTGCTCGATGTGCGGCCCGAAATTCTGCTCGATGAAGATCACGCAGGACGTACGGGATTATGCGGCGACGCTGAACGATCCGAACAGCGTGGGGATGTCGATGCAAGGCACCGCCGAAGACGGCATGGCGAAGATGAGCGCGAAGTTCAAGGAGATGGGCGAAAGCCTGTATCTGGATGCGGAGAAGGTGAAGGAGAGCAATCGGGTGTTGTAA
- a CDS encoding thiamine phosphate synthase gives MPYPDRFYPVVDSLAWVERLTKLGVGTIQLRAKELNDADALQIVTDALAITKDSQTKLVVNDYWRAAIVAGAKYLHLGQEDLAEADLKAIREAGLSLGISTHDDDELATALEAKPDYVALGPIFFTTLKSMRFEPQGIPKITEWKQRIGTIPLVAIGGIKFEHAAEIFAAGADSIAVVSDVTQNPDPDARVRQWLGQSAEVA, from the coding sequence ATGCCGTATCCTGATCGCTTCTATCCCGTCGTCGACAGCCTCGCCTGGGTCGAACGCCTGACCAAGCTCGGCGTCGGCACCATCCAGCTGCGCGCAAAAGAGCTGAACGACGCCGACGCGCTGCAGATCGTCACCGACGCGCTCGCCATTACCAAGGACTCGCAAACCAAGCTGGTGGTGAACGATTATTGGCGCGCCGCGATCGTTGCGGGTGCGAAATATCTGCATCTCGGCCAGGAGGACCTGGCCGAGGCCGACCTCAAGGCGATCCGCGAGGCCGGCCTCTCCCTCGGCATCTCCACCCATGACGACGACGAGCTTGCAACCGCGCTCGAAGCCAAGCCGGACTATGTCGCGCTCGGCCCGATCTTCTTCACCACGCTCAAATCGATGCGCTTCGAGCCGCAGGGCATTCCGAAGATCACCGAATGGAAGCAGCGCATCGGCACCATCCCGCTGGTCGCCATCGGCGGCATCAAGTTCGAGCACGCCGCGGAGATCTTTGCCGCAGGCGCGGATTCGATTGCGGTCGTGTCCGACGTCACCCAGAACCCCGACCCCGACGCCCGCGTGCGGCAATGGCTTGGCCAGTCAGCGGAGGTTGCATGA
- a CDS encoding thiazole synthase, translating to MVTFYGKTFASRLLIGSALYPSPAIMQGAIRASGANIVTVSLRRESAGGKTGDAFWKLIRELEVTVLPNTAGCRTVREAVTTAKLARELFATSWIKLEVIADNDTLQPDVVGLVEAATILIKDGFEVFPYCTEDLSVASRLVDAGCKVVMPWAAPIGSAKGITNRDALKLLRERLPDITLVVDAGLGAPSHAAQALELGYDAVLLNTAIAKAADPVAMANAFRLGCDAGRTAYEAGLMNARDFASPSTPVVGTPFWHAVS from the coding sequence ATGGTGACCTTCTACGGCAAAACCTTCGCCTCCCGCCTCCTGATCGGCAGCGCGCTCTATCCCTCGCCTGCGATCATGCAAGGCGCGATCCGCGCCTCCGGTGCCAACATCGTCACGGTGTCGCTGCGGCGCGAATCCGCCGGCGGCAAGACCGGGGACGCGTTCTGGAAGCTGATCCGCGAGCTCGAGGTCACCGTGCTGCCGAACACCGCCGGTTGCCGCACCGTGCGCGAGGCGGTGACGACGGCAAAGCTCGCGCGCGAATTGTTCGCTACCTCCTGGATCAAGCTCGAGGTCATCGCCGACAACGACACGCTGCAGCCCGATGTCGTCGGCCTGGTCGAAGCCGCAACCATCCTGATCAAGGACGGCTTTGAGGTGTTCCCCTATTGCACCGAGGATCTCTCGGTCGCGAGCCGCCTGGTCGATGCCGGGTGCAAGGTGGTGATGCCGTGGGCCGCGCCGATCGGCAGCGCTAAGGGCATCACCAACCGCGATGCCCTGAAGCTCCTGCGCGAGCGGCTGCCCGACATCACGCTGGTGGTCGACGCTGGCCTCGGCGCGCCCTCTCACGCCGCGCAGGCGCTGGAGCTCGGCTATGACGCCGTGCTGCTCAACACCGCCATCGCCAAAGCCGCCGATCCCGTCGCGATGGCGAACGCCTTCCGCTTGGGCTGTGATGCCGGCCGCACCGCTTACGAGGCCGGGCTGATGAACGCCCGCGACTTCGCCTCGCCCTCCACCCCTGTCGTTGGGACCCCGTTCTGGCATGCCGTATCCTGA
- the thiS gene encoding sulfur carrier protein ThiS, which yields MLVIINGEPREVSAASVEALLAELDYEGSHFAIALNYDVVPKSRWAETSLKAGDEIEIITPRQGG from the coding sequence ATGCTTGTGATCATAAACGGCGAGCCGCGCGAGGTCAGCGCGGCCAGCGTCGAGGCGCTGCTCGCCGAGCTCGACTACGAAGGCAGCCATTTCGCCATCGCGCTCAACTACGACGTCGTGCCGAAAAGCCGCTGGGCCGAGACCAGCTTGAAGGCCGGCGACGAGATCGAGATCATCACGCCGCGGCAGGGAGGGTGA
- a CDS encoding FAD-dependent oxidoreductase, whose amino-acid sequence MLQTTKRPDSPVSIIGAGIAGAWQALLFAQAGHAVTLHERGDEAMTDATSHWAGGMLAPYCEAEIAEPIISRLGLRSLDLWRRELPDTPFNGSLVVAHPRERNDFERFARMTEDHRRLDAAGLAALEPSLEGRFRDALFFPAEGHVEPRRVLPQLHERIKAAGGTIKFCSNVTANDLDGIVIDCRGISARDEQSELRGVKGEMILIETCEVQLARPVRLIHPRWPLYVIPRENGLFMLGATSIEAEDTGVSVRSALELLGAAYTVHPAFGEARILEFGSGLRPAFPDNLPRIGIRGGKISVNGLYRHGFLIAPALAELTLAYVQRGQIDNEVMQCA is encoded by the coding sequence ATGTTGCAGACCACCAAGCGACCGGATTCACCGGTTTCCATCATCGGCGCAGGCATCGCGGGCGCTTGGCAGGCCCTGCTGTTCGCACAGGCCGGCCACGCCGTCACCTTGCACGAGCGTGGTGACGAGGCGATGACGGATGCCACCAGCCATTGGGCCGGCGGCATGCTCGCGCCCTATTGCGAGGCCGAAATCGCCGAACCCATCATCAGCCGCCTGGGCCTGCGCTCGCTCGACCTCTGGCGGCGCGAGCTGCCGGATACGCCGTTCAACGGCTCGCTCGTCGTCGCCCATCCGCGTGAGCGCAACGATTTCGAGCGCTTCGCGCGCATGACCGAGGACCACCGCCGGCTCGATGCCGCCGGCCTTGCCGCGCTGGAGCCGTCGCTGGAGGGCCGCTTCCGCGACGCGCTGTTCTTCCCCGCCGAGGGCCATGTCGAGCCGCGCCGCGTGCTGCCGCAGCTGCACGAGCGCATCAAGGCAGCAGGCGGCACCATCAAGTTCTGCAGCAACGTCACGGCAAATGATCTCGACGGCATCGTGATCGATTGCCGCGGCATCAGTGCCCGCGACGAACAGAGCGAGCTTCGCGGCGTCAAGGGCGAAATGATCCTGATCGAGACCTGTGAGGTGCAGTTGGCGCGCCCGGTGCGGCTGATCCATCCGCGCTGGCCGCTCTACGTGATCCCGCGCGAGAACGGCCTGTTCATGCTGGGCGCGACCTCGATCGAGGCGGAAGACACCGGCGTCAGCGTGCGCTCGGCGCTGGAGCTTTTGGGCGCGGCCTATACGGTGCATCCGGCGTTCGGCGAAGCCCGCATCCTCGAGTTCGGCTCAGGGCTTCGGCCCGCTTTTCCCGACAATTTGCCGCGCATCGGCATTCGCGGCGGCAAGATCAGCGTCAACGGCCTCTACCGCCACGGCTTCCTGATCGCCCCCGCGCTCGCCGAGCTGACGCTCGCTTATGTCCAGCGCGGCCAGATCGACAACGAGGTGATGCAATGCGCGTGA
- a CDS encoding lytic transglycosylase domain-containing protein: MKILRVVALLAAGLTLPQAAFAGEAEYAEMVAAHARANGVPEALVHRVIMRESRYQPHLVGRGGTIGLMQIKLATARGVGYTGDAAGLRDPNTNLTYAVKYLAGAYRAANGDHARAVRYFAGGYYYAAKRQRQEAMQVANAGETMGQPWLEPNGNPQPMFGAPTHRKLAQRVRNARAQALK, from the coding sequence ATGAAAATCTTACGCGTTGTCGCACTGCTTGCGGCCGGATTGACGTTGCCGCAGGCCGCTTTCGCCGGCGAAGCCGAATACGCCGAGATGGTTGCCGCCCATGCCCGCGCCAACGGCGTGCCGGAGGCGTTGGTGCATCGCGTCATCATGCGCGAAAGCCGCTATCAGCCGCACCTCGTCGGTCGCGGCGGCACCATCGGGCTGATGCAGATCAAGCTCGCGACCGCCCGTGGCGTCGGCTACACCGGCGATGCCGCGGGCCTGCGCGATCCCAACACCAACCTCACCTACGCCGTGAAGTACCTCGCCGGCGCCTATCGCGCCGCCAATGGCGATCACGCGAGAGCCGTGCGTTATTTCGCGGGCGGCTATTACTACGCTGCAAAGCGCCAGCGGCAGGAGGCCATGCAGGTCGCGAATGCGGGCGAGACCATGGGTCAGCCTTGGCTCGAGCCGAACGGCAATCCGCAGCCGATGTTCGGCGCGCCGACGCACCGGAAGCTGGCCCAGCGCGTCCGCAACGCGCGGGCGCAGGCCCTGAAGTAG
- a CDS encoding ATP-binding protein produces the protein MKPFSFFHLKGIGGQIAALVLASTVALHLAVTTAFLISRPDRPDASPDRAHQLADAALLLGAAEASERPHLVTDLARAFPGLGIEMLAPGTANLAESDSLHLRAMHRHLGRAYKTGLLASGGIEPRIGVQLPDGTVIAGHVDGGPRPWFWGAPWLMALMSAFFCVTVLGLWAAGALTRPLSSFAEAAENFSLDGTAEPLPERGPEEIRAVARALNRMHERIARLMSDRTRMLAAISHDLRTPITRLRLRAEFIEDEGNRKRMLMDLDQMRAMLESVLSLLRDDRKVEAVTLVDIASTLQLVADQFGDMGHVVHYVGPASATAAARPDDLHRGVTNLVENAVRFGAEVTIRLDVSETRLVIDVEDDGPGISDARKQEMLEPFVRGDDARTMDESIGFGLGLSIARAIALAHGGELSLHDRTPHGLIVRMQLPVAQAPRLAA, from the coding sequence ATGAAGCCGTTCTCGTTCTTCCACCTCAAGGGCATCGGCGGGCAGATTGCCGCGCTGGTGCTGGCCTCGACAGTGGCGCTTCATCTCGCCGTCACCACGGCCTTCCTGATCAGCCGGCCGGACCGCCCGGATGCGTCGCCGGACCGGGCGCATCAACTGGCCGATGCCGCGCTGCTGCTCGGCGCGGCGGAGGCGAGCGAGCGTCCGCACCTCGTCACCGATCTCGCGCGCGCCTTCCCCGGCCTCGGCATCGAGATGCTGGCGCCCGGCACGGCAAATCTCGCGGAGAGCGACAGCCTGCATCTGCGCGCGATGCACCGCCATCTCGGCCGCGCCTACAAGACCGGACTGCTGGCTTCAGGCGGCATCGAGCCCCGTATCGGCGTGCAATTGCCCGACGGCACCGTGATCGCGGGTCATGTCGATGGCGGCCCGCGGCCGTGGTTCTGGGGCGCGCCCTGGCTGATGGCGCTGATGAGCGCGTTCTTCTGCGTCACCGTGCTCGGCCTGTGGGCGGCGGGCGCGCTGACGAGGCCGCTGTCGTCCTTCGCCGAGGCGGCGGAGAATTTCAGCCTCGACGGCACCGCCGAGCCGCTGCCCGAGCGCGGCCCGGAGGAGATCCGCGCGGTGGCGCGCGCGCTCAACCGCATGCACGAGCGGATCGCGCGGCTGATGTCGGATCGCACGCGGATGCTGGCCGCGATCAGCCACGATTTGCGAACGCCGATCACGCGGCTGCGCCTGCGCGCCGAGTTCATCGAGGACGAGGGCAACCGCAAGCGCATGCTGATGGATCTCGACCAGATGCGCGCGATGCTGGAATCGGTGCTGTCGCTGCTGCGCGACGACCGCAAGGTCGAGGCGGTGACGCTGGTCGACATCGCCAGCACGCTGCAGCTCGTCGCCGATCAGTTCGGCGACATGGGCCATGTCGTGCACTATGTCGGGCCGGCGTCCGCGACCGCCGCCGCGCGGCCCGACGATCTGCATCGCGGCGTCACCAACCTGGTCGAGAACGCGGTGCGCTTCGGCGCCGAGGTAACGATCCGCCTCGACGTCTCGGAAACCAGGCTCGTCATCGACGTCGAGGACGACGGCCCCGGCATTTCGGATGCGCGCAAGCAGGAAATGCTGGAGCCGTTCGTGCGCGGCGACGACGCGCGCACCATGGACGAGTCCATCGGCTTCGGGCTCGGCCTGTCGATCGCGCGAGCGATCGCGCTCGCCCACGGCGGCGAGCTCTCGCTGCACGACCGCACGCCGCATGGCCTGATCGTGCGGATGCAATTGCCGGTCGCGCAGGCGCCGCGCCTCGCCGCTTGA
- a CDS encoding response regulator, which yields MAVPNPNILVVEDDRETRTLIAKYLRNNACNVTAVADGREMSRAMADHRVDLIILDVMLPGEDGLTLCRKVRAEKQTPIIMLTARGEDVDRIVGLEMGADDYLPKPFNPRELLARINAVLRRQAAAQAASSVEGASTLTFEGWRIDLRLRELRNPEGARVAVTSAEFDLLRTFCERPGRVLSRDSLLDLTQGRNTGSFERSIDVLVSRIRRKIEPNPADPTLIKTVRSGGYLFTPRTEVASTEAVAVPLSS from the coding sequence ATGGCCGTTCCCAATCCCAACATCCTGGTCGTCGAGGACGACCGCGAGACCCGGACGCTGATTGCGAAATACCTGCGCAACAACGCCTGCAACGTCACTGCCGTCGCCGACGGCCGCGAGATGTCGCGCGCCATGGCCGATCACCGCGTCGACCTCATCATCCTCGACGTCATGCTGCCCGGCGAGGACGGCCTCACCCTGTGCCGCAAGGTGCGCGCCGAAAAGCAGACGCCGATCATCATGCTGACCGCGCGCGGCGAGGACGTCGACCGCATCGTCGGCCTCGAGATGGGCGCGGACGATTATCTGCCGAAGCCGTTCAACCCCCGCGAGTTGCTCGCCCGCATCAACGCGGTGCTGCGCCGCCAGGCGGCGGCGCAGGCGGCAAGCTCGGTCGAAGGTGCCTCCACGCTCACCTTCGAAGGCTGGCGCATCGATCTGCGCCTGCGCGAGCTCCGCAATCCCGAAGGCGCGCGCGTCGCGGTGACCAGCGCCGAGTTCGACCTGCTGCGCACGTTCTGCGAGCGGCCCGGCCGCGTGCTGTCGCGCGACAGCCTGCTCGACCTCACGCAAGGGCGCAACACCGGCTCGTTCGAGCGCTCCATCGACGTGCTGGTCAGCCGCATCCGCCGCAAGATCGAGCCCAATCCGGCCGATCCCACCCTGATCAAGACGGTGCGCTCCGGCGGCTACCTGTTCACACCAAGGACTGAAGTCGCAAGCACCGAGGCGGTCGCTGTGCCCCTGAGCAGCTGA
- a CDS encoding PRC-barrel domain-containing protein — protein sequence MLMKSIVTGLAGTALLATVAFAQTPPATTDKAAPAATATTTSAHDQWRISKMSGVKVYNEANENIGSINDLLMDKSGNVKIAVIGVGGFLGMGEHLVAVPYEKLKFVNEPVAYSGTAATNPPGRPASTTTTGAATGTDRPAATATTSSSSKWYPDHAVFNASKDELKNMPEFKYSE from the coding sequence ATGTTGATGAAATCGATCGTCACCGGCCTCGCCGGTACCGCGCTGCTTGCGACCGTCGCATTCGCGCAAACGCCGCCCGCGACCACCGACAAGGCGGCCCCTGCGGCCACCGCCACGACGACGAGCGCGCACGATCAGTGGCGCATCTCGAAAATGTCGGGCGTGAAGGTGTATAACGAGGCCAACGAGAACATCGGCTCGATCAACGACCTCTTGATGGACAAGAGCGGTAACGTCAAGATCGCCGTGATCGGCGTCGGCGGCTTCCTCGGCATGGGCGAGCACCTAGTTGCGGTGCCCTACGAGAAGCTGAAGTTCGTCAACGAGCCCGTCGCCTACAGCGGCACGGCGGCCACCAACCCGCCCGGCCGGCCGGCCTCGACCACGACGACTGGCGCAGCGACCGGAACCGACAGGCCCGCCGCGACCGCGACGACGTCGTCCTCGTCGAAGTGGTACCCGGATCACGCGGTGTTCAACGCGAGCAAGGACGAGCTGAAGAACATGCCCGAGTTCAAGTACTCGGAGTAA
- a CDS encoding ABC transporter permease, translating to MSDNSSLRTPSQRIAWTATIVVSTLVFIFLIAPILAIMPLSFSSGSYLTYPLPGLSLRWYDDFINSPRWMNSLKNSMIIGVASTLLSMVLGTMAALGLAQWKSRFKPLVLAFVLSPVVVPGVITAVGLYFFFAPIGLTASYLGLILAHTALATPFVVITVGATLQSFDTNLARAAASLGASPLQAFCRVILPLILPGLASGALFAFATSFDEVVIVLFMAGPEQRTLPREMFSGIRENISPTITAAAVILTTISVILLATLEALRRRNERLKGGG from the coding sequence TTGAGCGACAATTCCTCCTTGCGCACGCCCAGCCAGCGCATCGCGTGGACCGCGACCATCGTTGTCTCCACGCTGGTGTTCATCTTCCTGATCGCGCCGATCCTTGCGATCATGCCGCTGTCGTTCAGCTCGGGCTCGTACCTCACCTATCCGCTGCCGGGCCTTTCCTTGCGTTGGTACGACGACTTCATCAATTCGCCGCGCTGGATGAACTCGCTCAAGAACAGCATGATCATCGGCGTCGCCTCGACGCTGTTGTCCATGGTCCTCGGCACGATGGCCGCGCTGGGGCTGGCGCAGTGGAAGAGCCGGTTCAAGCCGCTCGTGCTGGCCTTCGTGCTGTCGCCGGTGGTCGTGCCCGGGGTCATCACCGCGGTCGGCCTGTACTTCTTCTTCGCGCCGATTGGCCTTACCGCCAGCTATCTCGGGCTGATCCTGGCTCACACCGCGCTGGCGACACCCTTCGTGGTGATCACGGTGGGTGCGACGCTGCAGAGCTTCGACACCAATCTGGCACGCGCCGCCGCCTCACTCGGCGCCTCGCCGCTTCAAGCATTCTGTCGCGTGATCCTGCCGCTGATCCTGCCCGGCCTCGCCTCAGGTGCGCTGTTCGCCTTCGCGACCAGCTTCGACGAGGTGGTGATCGTGCTGTTCATGGCGGGTCCCGAGCAGCGCACCCTGCCGCGCGAGATGTTCAGCGGCATCCGCGAGAACATCAGCCCCACCATCACGGCAGCGGCGGTGATTTTGACCACAATCTCGGTCATCCTGCTTGCCACCCTCGAAGCCCTGCGCCGGCGCAATGAACGGCTCAAGGGCGGAGGCTGA